One genomic region from Conexibacter woesei DSM 14684 encodes:
- a CDS encoding glycosyl hydrolase family 18 protein — MRAALATAAVVGAAAVAALGLAALRPGAAPAEPPKRVFAFLSRADGLELRRLAQIGRRISVLAPNWYELDVDSGALHEPWQREPVLRAARRAGVPVWPVVNARTGGSAAIDDPLARARTVAAIVRVASDPAYAGVTLDIEELLATQRDAYTALVRDVAAALAVRRRRLAVYAPRPTRGGSALAYDWPALAAAADLLLVATYNETGPQGPPGPLDSSAGYADVLARAAAVSQTKTVPILGAIGYAWPQTGPGQMVSVIDAEQRRTRCRAPRSVADGNASYRCRGETVYHATSAGLRERARAAGAAGFRWMALFSLGREPRSFWDGMPRVRR; from the coding sequence GTGAGGGCCGCGCTCGCGACCGCGGCGGTGGTCGGCGCCGCCGCGGTCGCCGCGCTCGGACTGGCGGCGCTGCGCCCCGGCGCGGCGCCGGCCGAGCCGCCCAAGCGCGTCTTCGCGTTCCTCTCGCGCGCCGACGGGTTGGAGCTGAGACGCCTGGCGCAGATCGGCCGTCGCATCAGCGTGCTGGCGCCGAACTGGTACGAGCTGGACGTCGACAGCGGCGCGCTGCACGAGCCGTGGCAGCGCGAGCCGGTGCTGCGCGCGGCACGCCGTGCGGGCGTGCCGGTGTGGCCGGTCGTCAACGCGCGCACCGGCGGCTCGGCGGCGATCGACGACCCGCTCGCGCGTGCGCGCACGGTCGCGGCGATCGTGCGCGTCGCGTCCGATCCGGCGTACGCCGGCGTGACGCTCGACATCGAGGAGCTGCTGGCGACGCAGCGCGACGCCTACACGGCGCTCGTGCGCGACGTCGCCGCGGCGCTGGCCGTGCGCAGACGCAGGCTCGCGGTCTACGCACCGCGCCCGACGAGAGGCGGCTCGGCGCTCGCGTACGACTGGCCGGCGCTGGCGGCTGCGGCCGATCTGCTGCTCGTCGCGACGTACAACGAGACCGGGCCGCAGGGGCCGCCCGGGCCGCTCGACTCGAGCGCCGGCTACGCCGACGTGCTCGCGCGCGCGGCGGCGGTGTCGCAGACGAAGACCGTCCCGATCCTCGGCGCGATCGGCTACGCGTGGCCGCAGACCGGCCCCGGCCAGATGGTCTCGGTCATCGACGCCGAGCAGCGCCGTACGCGCTGCCGCGCGCCGCGCAGCGTCGCCGACGGCAACGCCTCCTACCGCTGCCGCGGCGAGACGGTCTACCACGCGACATCGGCCGGTCTGCGTGAGCGCGCACGCGCCGCGGGAGCCGCCGGATTCCGCTGGATGGCGCTGTTCTCGCTTGGTCGCGAGCCGCGCTCGTTCTGGGACGGGATGCCGCGGGTACGCAGATGA
- the glmS gene encoding glutamine--fructose-6-phosphate transaminase (isomerizing), whose product MCGIVGYVGHRPCVELLLDGLERLEYRGYDSAGVAVPVRGAFVRVRSVGGIAALRGAVAGDPRQAALSAATAGIGHTRWATHGRVSEGNAHPLGDDRHRVQIVLNGIVENHVELRDELRADGAAFASETDAEVVAHLVGRALDRGLADAVRATLDRLDGHFAFVAASAAEPGVLVGTRRACPLVVGHRDGERFFGSALVGLPDDLHGAHAIEDDEIAVAEAGSTQVVDAAGAVVRPRWLELEAARVRPSHAGHESFMLAEIGEQPQALRRTLRAQSAAHAIGEAPWETLAGARSVSFVGCGTSHHAALVGRYLLESWGGLRAEVDVASEWRHRDPDVGPGDVVLGITQSGETADTLGALRLARERGAHVLGLTNVPGSQITREADGTILTDAGTEVSVAATKTFVTQIAALAGLALRTGVARGVLEPARAALLADGVERLPDVVAQAQEAAAAPVARAVERWAEEPFFLFLGRHVGLPVALEGALKLKEIAYVPSDAYAAGEMKHGPIALLSEGTPVICVATESPVLDKLRSNVAEVRARGAHVLAIATEGCAGSIADEADELVLIPPTDVLLSPVPAIVPLQLLAYGIARARGLDPDRPRNLAKTVTVE is encoded by the coding sequence ATGTGCGGCATCGTCGGATACGTCGGCCACCGCCCGTGCGTCGAGCTGCTGCTCGACGGGCTGGAGCGGCTGGAGTACCGCGGCTACGACTCCGCGGGCGTGGCCGTGCCCGTCCGCGGCGCGTTCGTGCGCGTCCGCAGCGTCGGCGGGATCGCCGCGCTGCGCGGCGCGGTCGCCGGGGACCCACGGCAGGCCGCGCTGAGTGCGGCGACGGCGGGCATCGGTCACACGCGCTGGGCGACCCACGGCCGCGTCAGCGAGGGCAACGCCCATCCGCTCGGCGACGACCGGCACCGCGTGCAGATCGTGCTGAACGGGATCGTCGAGAACCACGTCGAGCTGCGTGACGAGCTGCGCGCCGACGGCGCCGCGTTCGCGTCGGAGACCGACGCGGAGGTCGTCGCCCACCTCGTCGGCCGCGCGCTCGACCGCGGGCTCGCGGACGCGGTGCGCGCCACGCTCGACCGGCTCGACGGCCACTTCGCGTTCGTCGCCGCGAGCGCGGCCGAGCCGGGCGTGCTCGTCGGGACGCGCCGCGCCTGCCCGCTCGTCGTCGGCCACCGCGACGGCGAGCGCTTCTTCGGCTCCGCGCTCGTCGGCCTGCCGGACGACCTGCACGGCGCGCACGCGATCGAGGACGACGAGATCGCCGTCGCCGAGGCCGGCTCGACGCAGGTGGTCGACGCCGCCGGTGCGGTCGTGCGGCCGCGCTGGCTGGAGCTGGAGGCCGCCCGCGTGCGGCCGTCCCACGCCGGCCACGAGTCGTTCATGCTCGCCGAGATCGGCGAGCAACCGCAGGCGCTCCGCCGCACGCTGCGTGCGCAGAGCGCCGCGCACGCGATCGGCGAGGCGCCGTGGGAGACGCTCGCGGGCGCCCGCAGCGTGTCGTTCGTCGGCTGCGGCACCTCGCACCACGCGGCGCTCGTCGGGCGCTACCTGCTGGAGAGCTGGGGCGGCCTGCGGGCGGAGGTCGACGTCGCGTCGGAGTGGCGTCACCGCGATCCCGACGTCGGTCCCGGCGACGTCGTGCTCGGGATCACGCAGTCGGGCGAGACGGCCGACACGCTCGGCGCGCTGCGGCTGGCGCGCGAGCGCGGCGCGCACGTGCTCGGGCTCACGAACGTGCCCGGGTCGCAGATCACGCGCGAGGCCGACGGCACGATCCTGACCGACGCCGGCACGGAGGTGAGCGTCGCGGCGACGAAGACGTTCGTGACGCAGATCGCCGCGCTCGCCGGGCTGGCGTTGCGCACCGGCGTGGCGCGGGGGGTGCTCGAACCGGCGCGCGCCGCGCTGCTGGCCGACGGCGTCGAGCGCCTGCCCGACGTCGTCGCCCAGGCGCAGGAGGCGGCGGCCGCGCCGGTCGCGCGGGCCGTCGAGCGGTGGGCGGAGGAGCCGTTCTTCCTCTTCCTCGGCCGCCACGTCGGCCTGCCCGTCGCGCTCGAAGGAGCGCTGAAGCTGAAGGAGATCGCCTACGTGCCATCTGACGCCTACGCCGCCGGGGAGATGAAGCACGGCCCGATTGCGCTGCTGAGCGAGGGGACACCGGTGATCTGCGTCGCGACCGAGTCGCCGGTGCTCGACAAGCTGCGCTCGAACGTCGCGGAGGTGCGGGCGCGCGGGGCGCACGTGCTCGCGATCGCGACCGAGGGCTGCGCCGGCTCGATCGCCGACGAGGCCGACGAGCTGGTGCTGATCCCGCCGACCGACGTGCTGCTGTCGCCGGTCCCGGCGATCGTGCCGCTGCAGCTGCTCGCCTACGGGATCGCCCGCGCGCGCGGGCTCGACCCGGATCGGCCGCGCAACCTCGCCAAGACGGTGACGGTCGAATGA
- a CDS encoding LysR family transcriptional regulator, with the protein MTVEELRWFVAVAESEHVTAAAAELHVSQPALSRALARVQAHVGVPLFDRRGRRLRLNRYGRLYLDHARRSLADLDAGTQALADATGTAGGGTVVLAFLHTLGSWLVPALLRGFGAAEPQIALELAQGSASEMLAQLRAGEVDLILTSPRPDDPEIEWKPLGREPLRAVVAPGHALAARKRIRLADLAEERFVAMKPEYGLRGLTDQLCAAAGFNPRIAFEGDDIGTLRGLVAAGLGVALLPPPHSAGAEIEQPATPHLHLADRGAARTLGLAWDRTRYRSPATETFRAFVAAHGAALVP; encoded by the coding sequence ATGACCGTCGAGGAGCTGCGGTGGTTCGTCGCCGTCGCCGAGTCCGAGCACGTCACCGCCGCCGCGGCCGAGCTGCACGTCAGCCAGCCCGCCCTCTCGCGCGCACTCGCGCGGGTCCAGGCGCACGTCGGCGTGCCGCTGTTCGACCGCCGTGGCCGGCGCCTGCGGCTCAACCGCTACGGCCGCCTCTACCTCGACCACGCACGCCGCTCACTCGCCGACCTCGACGCCGGCACCCAGGCGCTCGCGGACGCGACCGGGACGGCCGGCGGCGGGACCGTCGTGCTCGCCTTCCTGCACACGCTCGGCAGCTGGCTCGTGCCGGCGCTGCTGCGCGGCTTCGGCGCAGCAGAGCCGCAGATCGCGCTCGAGCTGGCCCAGGGCAGCGCAAGCGAGATGCTCGCCCAGCTGCGCGCGGGCGAGGTCGACCTGATTCTCACGAGCCCGCGCCCGGACGACCCCGAGATCGAGTGGAAGCCGCTCGGGCGCGAGCCGCTGCGGGCCGTCGTCGCGCCCGGCCACGCGCTCGCCGCGCGCAAGCGGATCAGACTCGCCGACCTCGCCGAGGAGCGCTTCGTCGCGATGAAGCCCGAGTACGGCCTGCGCGGTCTCACCGACCAGCTCTGCGCCGCAGCCGGCTTCAACCCGCGGATCGCCTTCGAGGGCGACGACATCGGCACGCTGCGCGGCCTCGTCGCCGCCGGCCTCGGCGTCGCGCTGCTGCCGCCGCCGCACTCCGCCGGCGCCGAGATCGAGCAGCCGGCGACCCCGCACCTGCACCTCGCCGACCGCGGTGCGGCGCGCACGCTCGGCCTCGCGTGGGACCGCACCCGCTACCGCTCGCCGGCGACCGAGACGTTCCGCGCCTTCGTCGCCGCGCACGGCGCCGCGCTCGTGCCGTGA
- the mscL gene encoding large conductance mechanosensitive channel protein MscL: MLKGFKDFISRGNVIDLAVAVVIGAAFGAVVTALVADFITPIIAAIGGQPDFSSLSFTINGSKFAYGHFINAVISFLIIAAAVYFFVVLPLERMLRKPAEEDGANLRACPECLSMVPSEARRCMYCTSEIGPAAPPAASAPAPAG; this comes from the coding sequence GTGCTCAAGGGCTTCAAGGACTTCATATCGCGCGGCAACGTGATCGACCTCGCCGTCGCGGTCGTGATTGGCGCCGCGTTCGGCGCCGTCGTCACCGCGCTGGTGGCCGACTTCATCACGCCGATCATCGCGGCGATCGGCGGCCAGCCGGACTTCTCCAGCCTCAGCTTCACGATCAACGGCAGCAAGTTCGCGTACGGCCACTTCATCAACGCCGTGATCTCGTTCCTGATCATCGCGGCGGCGGTCTACTTCTTCGTCGTGCTGCCGCTGGAGCGGATGCTGAGAAAGCCCGCGGAGGAGGACGGCGCGAACCTGCGGGCGTGCCCCGAGTGCCTCAGCATGGTCCCGTCCGAGGCGCGCCGCTGCATGTACTGCACGTCGGAGATCGGCCCGGCCGCCCCGCCGGCCGCATCCGCGCCCGCACCGGCCGGCTAG
- a CDS encoding MFS transporter encodes MHWTHLLLRRTLDCVPSPDAALAPAAAALGRPARHRAGEPGFRRAAIALFAAGVATFALLYSPQALLPLLSERFEISPAAASLSLAVTTATLGLTLLLAGWVADAWGRTRVMTWSLLAAALLGVAGAFAPSFGVLLVIRALEGIALAGLPAVAMAYLAEEIHRSSLGLSIGLYIGGNAIGGMLGRLIAGGLADVGGWRLAVAGVGVLGLVCAFAFVRLLPASVHFVARPFRPRALLRGMRSHLTEPGLLRLDAVGALLMGAFVAVYNGLAFRLEDAPYGLGQAAVAAVFLVYPIGSFSSAWAGRLADRVGRRPVLPVAIVLAGAGLALTGAHALPLIVLGVATLTAGFFAGHSVASSWVGRRGSGGLGSAAQASALYLLAYYGGSSFGGIAAGAAWSGGHWNAVMLVAGALLAGALVLSLRLRRTPPLRAPAVVAAEA; translated from the coding sequence ATGCATTGGACACATCTATTGCTCCGTCGTACCTTGGACTGCGTGCCGAGCCCCGACGCCGCCCTCGCCCCCGCAGCCGCCGCGCTCGGCCGTCCCGCTCGCCACCGCGCCGGCGAGCCCGGCTTCCGCCGCGCCGCGATCGCGCTGTTCGCCGCCGGCGTCGCGACGTTCGCGCTGCTCTACTCGCCGCAGGCGCTGCTGCCGCTGCTGTCGGAGCGGTTCGAGATCTCGCCGGCCGCCGCCAGCCTCTCGCTCGCGGTCACGACCGCGACGCTCGGGCTGACGCTGCTGCTCGCCGGCTGGGTCGCCGACGCGTGGGGCCGCACGCGCGTGATGACGTGGTCGCTGCTGGCAGCCGCGCTGCTCGGCGTCGCCGGCGCGTTCGCGCCGAGCTTCGGCGTCCTGCTCGTGATCCGGGCGCTCGAGGGGATCGCGCTCGCCGGCCTGCCGGCGGTTGCGATGGCGTACCTCGCGGAGGAGATCCACCGCTCCTCGCTCGGGCTGTCGATCGGGCTCTACATCGGCGGCAACGCGATCGGCGGGATGCTCGGGCGGCTGATCGCCGGCGGACTCGCCGACGTCGGCGGCTGGCGCCTCGCGGTCGCCGGAGTCGGTGTGCTGGGGCTCGTCTGCGCGTTCGCGTTCGTGCGCTTGTTGCCCGCCTCGGTCCACTTCGTCGCGCGGCCGTTCCGTCCCCGCGCGCTGCTGCGCGGGATGCGCTCGCACCTGACCGAGCCCGGCCTGCTGCGGCTCGACGCCGTCGGCGCGCTGCTGATGGGCGCGTTCGTCGCCGTCTACAACGGTCTCGCGTTCCGCCTGGAGGACGCGCCCTACGGCCTCGGGCAGGCGGCCGTCGCGGCGGTCTTCCTCGTCTACCCGATCGGCTCGTTCAGCTCCGCCTGGGCCGGCCGGCTCGCCGACCGCGTCGGGCGGCGGCCCGTGCTGCCCGTCGCGATCGTGCTCGCCGGCGCGGGCCTCGCGCTGACGGGCGCGCACGCGCTGCCGCTGATCGTGCTCGGCGTCGCGACGCTGACCGCCGGCTTCTTCGCCGGCCACTCGGTCGCGTCGAGCTGGGTCGGGCGGCGCGGAAGCGGTGGGCTCGGCTCCGCCGCGCAGGCGTCCGCGCTCTACCTGCTGGCGTACTACGGCGGTTCGTCGTTCGGCGGGATCGCCGCCGGCGCCGCGTGGAGCGGCGGCCACTGGAACGCCGTGATGCTCGTCGCCGGCGCGCTGCTGGCCGGCGCGCTCGTGCTGTCGCTGCGTCTGCGGCGGACGCCGCCGCTGCGCGCCCCCGCCGTCGTCGCGGCGGAGGCCTAG
- a CDS encoding glycosyl hydrolase family 18 protein — protein sequence MGATAPVDGAAAGPAGVAARRGGRDAPPVRRCAAVRPSGLTFSRGRGQTTGVLRWRVPRNATTRAKGRRAVRYRVIRDRGVVGQTAKRALRLKVTLGRSHRFAVQALDAKGKPVRRCRAEKRVRVAYRAPGSPRYVAVAGDERGLRLSWQAGARGDGEPAGYRLVRDGTTVGQTTQTSWAVPAAPNRTYRFQVVAVDRRGRTSAPSATVTARTGHEPPTAPAGLAALAVSESELGAQWQPSTVASGEIKGYRVLRDGAVVGQVAATSTVLGNLAPSTDYEVAVVAIDSHGYTSAPAVVRGRTHDPVPTTGHAQAYLLASTDQSFADFRAHYRQIGVVHPTYYDCTGAGALVGSDDPLVTRWAQARRVEVLPRINCQRTATVHKILTDPATRAAWLDRLVGLAREVGYDGISLDFEAGPAEDRAALTSFVQELAGRLHADGRKLAIALSSKTRDSLTHPRSGIFDYAPLSEAADYLFLMAWGLHWTTSVPGPQDDADWVRRVVEYVKTMPQKHKFVFGTNLYALDWPNGGGAQNKATAYEYQDAMALLPQFAAQIRHDPVTDNYQATYTDAAGVAHEVWYPDADTTARRVRIAKEAGLGGVGFWRLGREDQRVWDDPLLAPGVAW from the coding sequence GTGGGCGCGACGGCGCCGGTGGACGGCGCGGCGGCCGGGCCGGCGGGCGTCGCGGCGAGACGCGGCGGCCGCGATGCGCCGCCGGTGCGGCGCTGCGCCGCAGTGAGACCGTCAGGGCTCACCTTCAGCCGCGGGCGTGGTCAGACGACCGGCGTGCTGCGCTGGCGCGTGCCGCGCAACGCGACGACGCGCGCGAAGGGCAGACGCGCCGTGCGCTACCGCGTGATTCGCGACCGCGGCGTCGTCGGGCAGACGGCGAAGCGTGCGCTGCGGCTGAAGGTGACGCTCGGCAGAAGCCACCGCTTCGCCGTGCAGGCGCTCGACGCCAAGGGCAAGCCGGTGCGGCGCTGCCGCGCCGAGAAGCGCGTGCGCGTCGCCTATCGCGCGCCCGGCAGCCCACGCTATGTCGCGGTCGCCGGTGACGAGCGCGGGCTGCGGCTCAGCTGGCAGGCCGGCGCGCGCGGCGACGGCGAGCCGGCCGGCTACCGGCTCGTGCGCGACGGGACGACCGTCGGGCAGACGACGCAGACGAGCTGGGCGGTGCCGGCAGCGCCGAACCGCACGTACCGCTTCCAGGTCGTGGCGGTCGACCGCCGCGGGCGCACGAGCGCACCGAGCGCGACGGTCACGGCGAGAACCGGCCATGAGCCGCCGACGGCGCCCGCCGGGCTGGCCGCGCTGGCGGTCTCCGAGTCCGAGCTGGGGGCGCAATGGCAGCCGAGCACGGTCGCCTCCGGCGAGATCAAGGGCTACCGCGTGCTGCGCGACGGCGCCGTCGTCGGCCAGGTCGCCGCCACCTCGACCGTGCTCGGGAACCTCGCTCCGAGCACGGACTACGAGGTCGCCGTCGTGGCGATCGACAGCCACGGCTACACGAGCGCGCCGGCCGTCGTCCGCGGTCGCACGCACGATCCCGTCCCGACGACCGGACACGCGCAGGCGTACCTGCTCGCCTCGACCGATCAGAGCTTCGCCGACTTCCGCGCCCACTACCGGCAGATCGGCGTCGTGCACCCGACCTACTACGACTGCACCGGCGCCGGAGCCCTCGTCGGCAGCGACGACCCGCTCGTGACGAGGTGGGCGCAGGCGCGCAGAGTCGAGGTGCTGCCGCGGATCAACTGCCAGCGGACGGCGACGGTCCACAAGATCCTGACGGACCCCGCGACGCGCGCCGCGTGGCTCGACCGGCTCGTCGGGCTCGCGCGCGAGGTCGGCTACGACGGCATCTCGCTCGACTTCGAGGCCGGTCCCGCCGAGGACCGTGCGGCGCTGACGTCGTTCGTGCAGGAGCTGGCGGGGCGGCTGCACGCCGACGGCCGCAAGCTCGCGATCGCGCTGTCGTCGAAGACGAGAGACAGCCTGACGCACCCGCGCTCGGGGATCTTCGACTACGCGCCCCTCTCAGAGGCGGCCGACTACCTCTTCCTGATGGCGTGGGGATTGCACTGGACGACCTCAGTGCCCGGGCCGCAGGATGACGCCGACTGGGTCCGCAGAGTCGTCGAGTACGTCAAGACGATGCCGCAGAAGCACAAGTTCGTCTTCGGCACGAACCTGTACGCGCTCGACTGGCCGAACGGCGGCGGGGCGCAGAACAAGGCGACGGCGTACGAGTATCAGGACGCGATGGCGCTGCTGCCGCAGTTCGCCGCGCAGATCCGCCACGACCCCGTGACCGACAACTACCAGGCGACGTACACCGACGCCGCCGGGGTGGCGCACGAGGTCTGGTACCCGGATGCGGACACGACGGCGCGGCGCGTGCGGATCGCGAAGGAGGCGGGGCTCGGCGGCGTCGGGTTCTGGCGGCTCGGCCGAGAGGACCAGCGCGTCTGGGACGACCCGCTGCTGGCGCCGGGAGTCGCCTGGTGA
- the dacB gene encoding D-alanyl-D-alanine carboxypeptidase/D-alanyl-D-alanine endopeptidase: MRRIALLASLAALAAPAAAPLAATAAPLDGAVSRELSRGGGVNGAYVLNMTTGSVLASVRADTARIPASVEKLYTTSTALLRYGADGTLDTRVLGSGALEDDGTWRGDLYLRGSGDPTFGSARYTQYAFGGGATVTDLAAAVAEAGITRVSGRVYGDESFFDSKRGGPASSYGFDVWIGSPLTGLLYNRGLAKEDGSALQKQPALFAAQQLTTALRQSGVRVARAASSGIAPTGAEQLASIPSLPMSTLARLTLVPSDNLLAEMLLKGVGASFGTAGSTAAGATVARSTLSRFGISPRLADGSGLSRANATSPRQVVQLLDGMRDQAGFRSGMPVAGRSGTLMKRVRGTIAQDNCQAKTGTLSNVSALGGYCRSSNGHQIAFAFMFNSVSTYAAKAAEDRLMQLLARQRPTGTAATRTKREARAGAVRSTR; encoded by the coding sequence GTGCGCCGCATCGCTCTCCTCGCCAGCCTCGCCGCCCTCGCGGCGCCCGCCGCGGCGCCTCTCGCCGCCACCGCGGCCCCGCTCGACGGCGCCGTCTCGCGTGAGCTTTCGCGCGGCGGCGGCGTCAACGGCGCCTACGTGCTCAACATGACGACGGGCAGCGTGCTCGCCTCCGTGCGCGCCGATACGGCGCGGATACCGGCGTCGGTCGAGAAGCTCTACACGACCTCGACAGCACTCCTGCGCTATGGCGCCGACGGCACGCTCGACACGCGCGTGCTCGGCAGCGGCGCGCTCGAGGACGACGGCACCTGGCGCGGCGACCTCTACCTGCGCGGCAGCGGCGACCCGACCTTCGGCTCGGCCAGATACACGCAGTACGCGTTCGGCGGCGGTGCGACCGTCACCGACCTCGCCGCCGCCGTCGCCGAAGCCGGGATCACGCGCGTCAGCGGACGCGTCTACGGCGACGAGTCGTTCTTCGACAGCAAGCGCGGCGGTCCGGCAAGCAGCTACGGCTTCGACGTCTGGATCGGCAGCCCGCTGACTGGGCTGCTCTACAACCGCGGCCTCGCGAAGGAGGACGGCAGCGCGCTGCAGAAGCAGCCCGCGCTGTTCGCCGCCCAACAGCTCACGACGGCGCTCCGACAGTCCGGCGTGCGCGTCGCGCGGGCGGCCTCGAGCGGCATCGCGCCGACCGGCGCCGAGCAGCTCGCGTCCATCCCCTCCCTGCCGATGTCGACGCTCGCCAGACTCACGCTCGTGCCGTCGGACAACCTGCTCGCCGAGATGCTGCTGAAGGGCGTCGGCGCGTCGTTCGGCACCGCCGGATCGACCGCCGCGGGCGCGACCGTCGCACGCAGCACGCTGTCGCGTTTCGGCATCAGCCCCCGCCTCGCGGACGGCTCGGGACTCTCGCGCGCGAACGCGACGAGCCCGCGCCAGGTCGTCCAGCTGCTCGACGGCATGCGCGACCAGGCCGGCTTCCGCTCCGGCATGCCGGTCGCCGGTCGCAGCGGCACGCTGATGAAGCGGGTGCGCGGGACGATCGCCCAGGACAACTGCCAGGCGAAGACGGGCACGCTCTCGAACGTGTCGGCGCTCGGCGGCTACTGCCGCTCCTCCAACGGCCACCAGATCGCGTTCGCGTTCATGTTCAACAGCGTCAGCACCTACGCGGCGAAGGCCGCCGAGGACCGCCTGATGCAGCTGCTGGCGCGTCAGCGCCCGACCGGCACCGCGGCCACGCGCACCAAGCGCGAGGCCCGCGCCGGTGCGGTCCGGTCGACGCGCTAG
- a CDS encoding LysR family transcriptional regulator, which yields MPRSAESETQPFEPRHLAALVAVAKTGSFRVAGERLGYVQSAVSRQIATLEEVAGMRLVERARGANDVRLTQAGEVLMTHAEALLARQAAARADLVQLAQGERGAVRVGVLQGVGHRVLRSALTGYRRRRPGARVEASEFASDASLFALVEQGELDLGLAALPLVDGPFDRRNLARVKWVLATPASWRLPRHDGAVRLADLAGRPLIGRHEERSGPSLETCLRNAGAVANVVFRTDIDETMRGLVASGVGAALLPSFVADDDGAIAVAPLDDVALTQVLAIFWHSERMLSTAATEFRSIVCEVCGRIEPGDSGAAAAA from the coding sequence GTGCCGAGGTCCGCCGAATCAGAGACGCAACCGTTCGAGCCCCGTCACCTCGCCGCGCTCGTCGCGGTCGCGAAGACCGGCTCCTTCCGCGTCGCCGGGGAACGGCTCGGCTACGTCCAGTCGGCCGTCAGCCGGCAGATCGCGACGTTGGAGGAGGTCGCCGGGATGCGGCTCGTCGAGCGGGCGCGCGGCGCCAACGACGTCCGCCTGACGCAGGCCGGCGAGGTCCTCATGACGCACGCGGAGGCGCTGCTCGCGCGCCAGGCCGCCGCGCGCGCCGACCTCGTCCAGCTCGCGCAGGGCGAGCGCGGCGCGGTCAGGGTCGGCGTGCTGCAGGGCGTCGGGCACCGCGTGCTGAGATCGGCGCTGACCGGCTACCGGCGCCGGCGGCCCGGCGCGCGCGTCGAGGCGAGCGAGTTCGCCTCCGACGCGTCGCTGTTCGCGCTCGTCGAGCAGGGCGAGCTCGACCTCGGCCTCGCAGCGCTGCCGCTGGTCGACGGGCCGTTCGACCGCCGCAACCTGGCCCGCGTGAAGTGGGTGCTGGCGACGCCGGCGAGCTGGCGGCTGCCGCGCCACGACGGTGCGGTGCGGTTGGCGGACCTTGCCGGCCGGCCGCTGATCGGCCGCCACGAGGAGCGCTCCGGCCCGTCGCTGGAGACGTGCCTGCGCAACGCCGGCGCCGTCGCGAACGTCGTCTTCCGCACCGACATCGACGAGACGATGCGCGGGCTGGTGGCGAGCGGCGTCGGCGCGGCGCTGCTGCCGAGCTTCGTCGCCGACGACGACGGCGCGATCGCCGTCGCGCCGCTCGACGACGTGGCGCTGACGCAGGTGCTCGCGATCTTCTGGCACAGCGAGCGGATGCTGTCGACCGCCGCGACGGAGTTCCGCTCGATCGTCTGCGAGGTCTGCGGTCGCATCGAGCCGGGCGACAGCGGCGCCGCGGCGGCGGCCTGA